From one Eucalyptus grandis isolate ANBG69807.140 chromosome 9, ASM1654582v1, whole genome shotgun sequence genomic stretch:
- the LOC104418231 gene encoding LOW QUALITY PROTEIN: DNA polymerase delta subunit 4 (The sequence of the model RefSeq protein was modified relative to this genomic sequence to represent the inferred CDS: inserted 1 base in 1 codon), which produces MATRSANMKGFFKQKKNTKSTSSKKGSSKRSPTNASTVGSNVTQPPALISHGSIDLKDDHDKXEEVLRQFDMNMAYGPCLGMTRLSRWERAQKLGLNPPKEVEILLKGDRASSECLWDGRV; this is translated from the exons ATGGCAACTAGATCAGCGAACATGAAAGGTTTCTTCAAGCAGAAGAAGAACACAAAGTCCACTTCCAGTAAGAAGGGCTCTTCCAAAAGATCACCGACTAATGCCTCAACTGTTGGTTCTAATGTGACTCAACCGCCTGCCCTCATATCCCATGGCTCCATTGACCTGaaag ATGATCACGACA CAGAAGAAGTGCTGAGACAGTTTGACATGAACATGGCTTATGGACCATGTCTTGGAATGACTCGACTGTCTCGCTGGGAGCGTGCTCAGAAACTTGGTTTGAACCCTCCGAAAGAAGTCGAGATCCTATTGAAAGGTGATAGAGCTAGTTCTGAGTGCCTGTGGGACGGACGTGTCTAG
- the LOC104418232 gene encoding apoptotic chromatin condensation inducer in the nucleus, with the protein MSSYPILGNRPIDQWKVTELKEELKKRKLTTRGLKDDLVRRLAEAVNIERENAEKEKQVETELRSDPQPGISTEDGTDPVAFQSAKSVDDGDKNNDELVSNAGDDGNQREVDAKVQIDINDSFPVLDPPAPEGESTNVGNLGKGEEEPVLGKAEEPVVPTIVEASIPITVTSMPDVTSSDQDLQNLETKEENRNSEIELESEHLKAPQEDVILDSPAPTNQVSEVSPSLGFQVRSDSISADSVSINEKNESKDNIIADNVKLELDVKPEMVEVEPSSSNVVPVGGESHLMDVEEPPENKIAVEVKEDIDAANADMNKINEITDVGDSEKLNLDRSSGDDSLDEDVLDSKHIDSKPVSDEVGGGSEKKEVRPVKEESPVDIMGDADMKDVSVERNGQPLLAEKRKILDQGGNGSTDPAKRQRRWKSESLKDVEPQRSNVTPVTTPRDGAQAQSFRPTFSRSNSAVTDDTPKERTVPPPQKPPTTSLRIDRFLRPFTLKAVQELLGKTGSVTSFWMDQIKTHCYVTYSSVEEATETRNAVYNLQWPLNGGRQLVAEFVDPQEVKARLEAPPTPKPAPPQDSAPTTPLNIGPTAVAPPTVQPQPSPRQLPLRQQHLPPPPPLPHPQAKASQERDRLPLPPPPPPPLSEKVDPTIVTLDVLFKKTKASPRIYYLPLSEEQVAAKLAAQRRTGRQ; encoded by the exons ATGTCATCATATCCGATTCTTGGCAACCGGCCTATTGACCAGTGGAAGGTTACAGAGTTGAAGGAAGAGCTTAAGAAACGGAAGTTGACTACAAGAGGTCTGAAGGATGACTTGGTAAGGCGCTTGGCTGAAGCAGTTAATATTGAAAGGGAAAATGCTGAAAAAGAGAAGCAAGTGGAAACTGAATTGAGGTCAGATCCACAGCCCGGAATTAGTACTGAAGATGGAACAGATCCTGTTGCATTTCAAAGTGCAAAAAGTGTGGATGATGGTGATAAAAATAATGACGAGTTGGTTTCTAATGCTGGTGATGATGGAAATCAGAGAGAGGTTGATGCTAAAGTTCAGATTGACATCAATGACAGTTTTCCAGTCCTAGATCCACCTGCTCCAGAAGGGGAAAGTACAAATGTTGGTAATTTGGGCAAAGGGGAGGAGGAACCAGTTTTGGGGAAAGCGGAGGAGCCAGTTGTTCCTACTATTGTCGAAGCAAGCATTCCAATCACCGTGACCAGTATGCCCGATGTGACATCAAGTGACCAAGATCTGCAAAATCTTGAGACAAAGGAGGAGAACAGAAATTCAGAGATCGAGCTGGAGAGTGAGCATTTGAAGGCTCCGCAAGAGGATGTCATCCTTGATTCACCTGCCCCAACTAACCAGGTATCTGAGGTCAGCCCTTCTTTAGGGTTTCAAGTAAGATCTGATTCTATTTCTGCTGATTCTGTgtcaattaatgaaaagaatgaaTCTAAGGATAATATAATTGCTGATAATGTAAAATTAGAGCTAGATGTTAAGCCGGAGATGGTGGAAGTGGAACCATCGTCTAGCAATGTTGTCCCAGTTGGTGGCGAATCACATCTTATGGATGTTGAAGAGCCACCTGAGAACAAGATAGCTGTTGAGGTTAAAGAAGACATTGATGCTGCAAATGCAGACATGAACAAAATCAATGAGATTACGGATGTGGGGGACTCGGAAAAGTTAAATTTAGATCGAAGTTCAGGTGATGATTCACTGGATGAAGACGTGTTGGATAGTAAGCACATTGATTCGAAGCCTGTCTCTGATGAAGTTGGAGGTGGAAGTGAGAAAAAGGAAGTCAGACCTGTTAAGGAGGAAAGCCCTGTTGATATCATGGGTGATGCTGACATGAAGGATGTCAGTGTGGAGAGAAATGGCCAGCCTCTGCttgcagagaaaagaaagattcTTG ATCAAGGCGGCAACGGAAGTACCGATCCTGCAAAGAGGCAGCGTAGGTGGAAATCTGAGAGCCTCAAAGATGTTGAACCACAGCGTTCAAATGTTACACCTGTAACAACACCTAGGGATGGAGCCCAGGCCCAATCTTTTAGGCCTACCTTCTCTAGATCTAACTCTGCGGTTACTGATGACACGCCTAAGGAACGTACTG TTCCACCACCACAAAAACCTCCAACTACTTCCCTCAGAATCGATCGGTTTTTGCGTCCCTTTACCCTGAAAGCTGTCCAAGAGCTATTGGGAAAAACTGGTTCAGTTACCAGCTTCTGGATGGACCAGATTAAGACCCACTGCTACGTTACG TATTCCTCTGTTGAAGAAGCCACTGAGACGCGAAATGCTGTGTATAACCTTCAATGGCCCCTGAACGGTGGACGTCAACTTGTGGCTGAGTTTGTTGACCCCCAAGAAGTAAAAGCACGGCTGGAGGCTCCTCCAACACCTAAACCGGCACCTCCACAGGATTCAGCTCCGACCACACCTCTTAATATTGGTCCGACTGCTGTTGCTCCACCTACGGTGCAGCCCCAGCCTTCTCCCCGCCAACTGCCTCTTAGGCAGCAGCACCtgcctccaccaccacctcttcCACACCCACAAGCAAAGGCTTCACAAGAAAGGGATCGGCTACCCctcccgccgccaccgccgcctccacTTTCTGAGAAAGTCGACCCTACCATCGTCACTCTAGATGTTCTCTTCAAGAAGACCAAAGCCTCTCCCCGGATATACTACTTGCCATTGTCCGAGGAACAAGTTGCAGCCAAATTAGCAGCACAGAGGAGAACCGGCAGGCAGTAG